In Patescibacteria group bacterium, the DNA window TGGTCCCGGTTCAGGTGATTTTCGACCACTCTACGAAAAATTTACTAACCACCAAGTCGGCAATTTTCTTAAAAGCCAAGGTTATCTTTATTACCATCTCGGCTCTACCTGGTGGCCAACTGGCGGTAATAAAAACGCTGACGTCAATTATCGCTATCAACATCCTCGGCCTTTGCTTGTCTTTCTTTTTAAATTTCTGGAAACCACAGCTCTTTACCCCCTTTATTCCGGTTCAATTATGGTTAACGAAAAAGATCTGATGCAACCACTGAGTTATGAAGCCCTGACCCGAGAAACGACCTTGGATCAATTAGAGGCGATCACCAAAATTCCTGATTCACCTGAACCAAAATTTGTTTTTGCCCATGTTCTCTTACCCCACGAACCCTATGTTTTTGATCAAAACGGCCGCTTTCTCTCAAGAAAAGAAGCGATTGAAGGCGACCGAAGAAAACTTTATCTTAATCAACTCATCTATACCAACCAATTAATAGAAGCAATGATTGAAAAGCTTTTGGTGAAAACTAAAGGTCAGGCAATTATCATCCTTCAAGCTGATGAAGGTCCTTTTCCTAAAAGATATAAAGAAAACGAATATGTTTTTCAATGGAACCAAGCAACCATTGATGAACTTAAAGAGAAACTGAGTATTCTCAACGCCTATTATCTGCCTAATATTAATCAGACTGGTCTCTATCCTTCGATTACGCCAGTCAATACTTTCCGTTTAGTTTTCAATCTTTATCTAAGAACCAGTCTCCCTCTCCTACCAGATGATATTTATGTCATTAAAGACAGAAAACACCCCTATCAATACATTAACGTTACCAGCAAACTCCGTTAAGTCATTAGATAGAGAATTCTTTGAGAATCCTTAATGACTGACTTCTCCTGAAGAGTAAAAAACCGCTTGAATTCTTTTTCAAAATTTGCCTGGGTGTAATCAGTAAAAATATCTTCTCGATTAAGCAAAAGTCGTTGAACCTGAGAATCAGTTTTCGGTACAAATTCAATAATCAAAGACTTGCCAATTTGATGAAAAAATTGAGCAATTTTACCTAAAGGCAGATTATTAGAAATTGCCAGATGATGAACCAGAGCTAAAGCTAAAACCATTGCCGCCGGACCGCGTTCCTTCAAGGATTTTCTTTCTTCATTAGCCCAACCCAAACTAGGACTGGGATTAGTTAAATCAAATAGAAGTGGTAATAGATTCTTTTCTTTCTTTTTCCTGACCTGAAGATAATTTTTTTCAACTGTATTCGGATCAAAATCAAAAGCCATTACCTGAACCCTTCTTTTCAAAGCCAAACGACTAAATTCACCGGTATTAGCCCCTAAATCCCAAACAGAATCAGGTTTAACTTGATTCAAATACTTTTTAACTAATTGTTTCTTATGAGCAAAAGCCTTTCGAGAATAATTAGTCGCCGAATAATAATCTTGCCATTCTGTTTTAGTTTCTCGCCAGTCTAATTTTTTAATGGTTGCTTCCAAATTATTAATTAAGGATACAAAAGCCTGATTACCGGTTTTCATTCTTCTTTGCTGTAAAGAAACCTTTTTACCAGCCAAGTGTTTTTGACTCTTAGCGTGAAGGTGAAGATGAGCAAGGAGAGATAAATTAAACCAAGTTTTTTTAGGTAAAAGTTTAACCACTAAATCTAAAGGCAAACCATCAAGATAGACCTTTAGTAATTGATTTAAACGAACATCAGTTAAACTCATTAAAGCCAGGGGCGCCAGAAAATGCTGGCAAAATTGACGATAAGCTACCCAAGGTTTACCCTCCTCATGTTTTTCAAAAGAAAGCGTGTCGATTAGAATTGGCTGACCCTTAAGAAATTGAAGATTATAAGCACTAGCGTCTTTTAGAGACATCCCGTATTCAAAAGCAATTTTTTGAATTTTAAGAGTCACCAAAGCCGTGTCTTTTAATTGACTAAAGCACCATTCATAAGGATAAGAAATAAAAGGAATTAATTGGGGTTTAATGACTTTATAAACTCCTCGAGAAGCAAACTGTTTAGGATTAATTTCCTGATGAGAAATCAATAACTTTTCTTTAACTAATCTTTGATAAAGTCCAGATTTGATCAAAAGGTCGTAATCATCTTTATAAGAATTGTTAACCTGTCTGTAGATCTCTCTGTCCTGATAAAAAACCTGACCACTCGGATCTCTAAAAGAGCTTGATTCTTTAATAATTTTTTTCTTCATTGCTCTTGGCTTTAAAGGGGCTTTTCAAAGAGGCAATTAATTTCTTTAGTAAATTAGACCAAAAAGATTTGGTCAGATAAAGGCCACCAAGAAAACCACCAATAATTAATTGAATAAAATAGCTGCCTGTTCCTGGATCAAGATAAGCCAAAGCTTGAGAAGGAAAAATAAAAAAGAAAAGGATTAAA includes these proteins:
- a CDS encoding sulfatase-like hydrolase/transferase: MKRSFVFHPLLLALYPPLAFFIHNLSELEPRLIFIPILIILGYSLFFWLIINLIFRNLKRSAIFVSLFLIFFFSYGHVSNLLQKVIESKLLLKYDGFFLLLWLIFFILTNYFLFKKIKTQQRVDQITKFLNVVSLVLILISFGQLINYSYQSRFLHQEISSTRKQEIKQAQSTRRIELPDIYYLIFDRYASTQSLKDYYNYDNSNFINFLTQKGFYVANQSYANYPITDLSLASSLNIEYLDLLSRAVGPGSGDFRPLYEKFTNHQVGNFLKSQGYLYYHLGSTWWPTGGNKNADVNYRYQHPRPLLVFLFKFLETTALYPLYSGSIMVNEKDLMQPLSYEALTRETTLDQLEAITKIPDSPEPKFVFAHVLLPHEPYVFDQNGRFLSRKEAIEGDRRKLYLNQLIYTNQLIEAMIEKLLVKTKGQAIIILQADEGPFPKRYKENEYVFQWNQATIDELKEKLSILNAYYLPNINQTGLYPSITPVNTFRLVFNLYLRTSLPLLPDDIYVIKDRKHPYQYINVTSKLR
- a CDS encoding SAM-dependent methyltransferase, producing the protein MKKKIIKESSSFRDPSGQVFYQDREIYRQVNNSYKDDYDLLIKSGLYQRLVKEKLLISHQEINPKQFASRGVYKVIKPQLIPFISYPYEWCFSQLKDTALVTLKIQKIAFEYGMSLKDASAYNLQFLKGQPILIDTLSFEKHEEGKPWVAYRQFCQHFLAPLALMSLTDVRLNQLLKVYLDGLPLDLVVKLLPKKTWFNLSLLAHLHLHAKSQKHLAGKKVSLQQRRMKTGNQAFVSLINNLEATIKKLDWRETKTEWQDYYSATNYSRKAFAHKKQLVKKYLNQVKPDSVWDLGANTGEFSRLALKRRVQVMAFDFDPNTVEKNYLQVRKKKEKNLLPLLFDLTNPSPSLGWANEERKSLKERGPAAMVLALALVHHLAISNNLPLGKIAQFFHQIGKSLIIEFVPKTDSQVQRLLLNREDIFTDYTQANFEKEFKRFFTLQEKSVIKDSQRILYLMT